In the genome of Drosophila kikkawai strain 14028-0561.14 chromosome 2R, DkikHiC1v2, whole genome shotgun sequence, the window AATTCCCTTCACCATCAcagcaaaaatttaattaccaaTACCAAACCATAGCCTGCATCTAAATTAAACACACGATTTAATAACCATCAAGAGCTTAGGGTCCAACTTCCCCCACAgatgaggaggatgaggatgagggaAACTGAAAGTTGCCTATGGCCTCCATCGTCTGCCGCAGCTTCTCAAGCCCGCTGCAGTTGGCTTCGTAGGCATCCAGCTGCTGCATCGCGGTGAACCAATGCTGCAGACGTGGAAATCGCGTCAGCGGAAACATGAGATTGACGGTGCTCAATGTGGTCACCAGGGAGAAGTCGGCGAGCGTCAGCTGAAACCGCAGCAACAAAGGTGAAATTCTAAACTTGATTGAGCCATACCTCCTCGTCTTACCTGCTCCCCGGCCATGTAGTTGCTCTTTTCCAGGTAGCCCTCCATGATGCCATATGCCTCGGTCAGCTTGCGTTCATGGTGAGCCACATCCACATGGGCGAATCCCTGGCGAACAATAGCAGACTGTGgaaattgtttacaaattaaattaaattcaattaaaaaggaaaatgtaaaaagggAAAAGCCCACCATAAAATCACTATCGCGACGGAACAGAAAGGAGCACTCGAAGAGCAGGAGGTTCAGGACTTTCATTCGTGGGACATACTCCTTGGGCCACAGACTGCCACCCTCGTCGAACTTTTCCGCCAGGTGGATGAGTATGGCATGGCTATCGGTCAGTACGAGATCATCATGGACCAGAGTAGGAACGCTATGCTGGGgatttatctaaaaaaaaaaacttgagaAAAATTCAACGAATAAATTACCCTGACTTACCGCCAAGAAGTCTTTCTGGAATTGCTCGCCCTTGAAAAGATCCACAAAACGAAGCTCCACATCGATATCCAGCAGTTTAATTAACATAAGACAGCTGCGAACCGGCGGACTGCGATCGTCATAGTACAAAATCGGCTTGGGTTGAGACATCTCGCACAGATCAGGTAGAAAAACAAAGGAGCGAGCGCAATGAAAGCCGATCAGTGACTAAACGCGACTGCAGGGACTGTCTTGAGACAGCTGTGGGGAGTATACAatgaacattttaaataaaataatattctgACTTAAATATTAGCTTGcatacattatttttaaagtaaaaacataCTTTATATTCCTATAACTAAGAACTTTATTCATGCTTTTAATTCAAATCTAACGATTATTTGTTCATCGACTCTGTAACCCTGAAGCAGTGTTGGATAGCGCAATAATCGACCTTTTAGTGTGCCCAGCTAAAAGCTTCCGCGAAATGTTTCAGTGAAAGAGCCAGATTTGCATCTGGCAacactaaactaaaaaaacagaagaacatttaataatattaatatttcctGTTTTATAACTGAAAACCCCTCTGTTTTGTGGCCTCACCTGCATAACCATGTTCCTGTCGCGCCACCTGAGATTGCTGCCGCGGGCGAGCATTGCACGTAGCCTGGGTTCCAGCGGAGCACATTACACAACCGCCGCCAGCAGCAATGCGGCGCCGGCGGAGGAGGATTCCCCGTTTGAGATTCCCAATAGGATCGAGCGCACGCCCACGGACATACTGCAGGCCCTGGCCGGTACCGTGGGCAGGGACCACACGGCGCCGCACTACAAGTTCCATGACGACCCGTTCCTGATACCCATGTCCAATGCGGCGAAGCGCACGTATGCCATGTCCAAGGAGTCCGGTCGCAAGGCGGCCAAGTGGATCAAGGAGGAGCACCGCGAACTCTTTTTGGTGAGTAAATAAGGGAAATAGAACCATAAACTGAATTAGAATCTCTTTTCAGCATCAAGAGGCACAGCCGGCAGTGGAGAAGTTCGCCCCCAGCATGGTCTACACCGAGAATTCCGAGGTGGACGAGAGCTCTCTCCAGCAGCTCATCGCCCAGAGTGAGGTCAAGGATGCCGTGCTGGTGTACAACCTCCTGGAGCAAAAGGGAAGTCCCATCAGCGCGGATCTAAAGCAGAGCCTTCTGGAGCTGGTGTGCTTCCACAACAACCAGGAGCCGCTGCCGGAGGAGTACATCGAGGAGCGTTGGTTCATCCAGAACAATAGGAGACGTGACCGGCACGGCAAGACCTGGAAGGATGGGGACCTGGCCGAAAAGCTTTATGCCGAAATCGAGCCCAAGACCCCGCAGGCCTACGCCTCGCTTATTCGCGGCATGGCCAAGTATCTGCAGTGTGAGCGTGCTTATGCATTGCTCCAGGAGGCGGGTGAAAAGCAAATCCAGCTGGACACAAACACCTTCAATTCCATCATTGAAATCGTGAGCTACCTGAAGGACACGGCGGAGCAGCGTTGGCAACTCTGCACGGAGCTGCTGCAGGAAATGTCACAGCAGAAGCTGAGACCCAATCTGGGCACCCTGAACGCCGTGCTGCAGTGCATCAGCACCTTTGGCAACTTTAAGCTGGCCCGCAGCTCCGCCTTGCAGGTGCTGCCGGAGTTCAAGCAGCTGGGCGTGAATCCCAGCCTGGGCACCTACTACTACCTGCTGATCATCTTCTGCCGGGAAAGGGGTCCCGTCTCCCACGTCATTGTGGACATTCTAAACGACATTGCCGGCAAAGAGTTCCAGATTGAGCACCCCAAGGACACGTACTTCTTTGCCACCGCCATGGATGTGTGCCGCAATCATTTGAACGACAAGTCGCTGGCCAAGAAGGTGGACGAGCTGCTGCACACCGGCAAGAACTACGACCTGGTCGGTGACTCCTTCAAGGAGTCGGTCTACTACCGCAACTACCTGGCGCTGCTTTGCCAGACTGAATCGATCGAGGACTTTATGCTCACCTACGACCTGCTGGTGCCCAACATCTACATACCCGAGCCCGGCATCATGGAGGAGATCCTGCGTGCCATCGAGATCAACAACGCCGTCGAGCACGTGCCTCGCATCTGGTCGGACATGGTGGTGTTTGACCACACACACCGCGAGAGCCTCCTGCTGTCCGTCCTCCGCATCATGGTGGACAACAAGCCGAATGCCGAGTTAcccgcccagcagcagctgccggaACAGTGCGCCAAGGTGGCTCTGGACATGTACGAACGAGTGGAGGAGGCGATGAAGAGGCTCCGCAAGGTCTCCTTCACCGGCCAAATGCTGGGAAACATCCTTACGCTGCTCGTTCGTGGTGGTAACTTCGAGAAGGCCAGCGAGGTGTTTGCCCACATCGACAAGAACCAGCACAGGATACCCGGCACCCCTGCCGAAAGTGCGCTCCACGAGTATGTGGAGGCTAGCGTGCAGGAGAAGTCACCCAGCCAGGCGCTGGCCGCTTTGCAATATGCCGTGGAgaacaacatggaatccagTGCCTTGGCCAAGCTCATCCATGAGGGATTCACGCTGAACGAAACGCATTTGGCCAAGCTGAAAACGTTGGTGGGCGAAAGTTTTCTCGATAAGTAGGAGAGTCTTGTTTTACTAGAGTATGTTTTGTAAACAcgaaaattgttaaataaactataaaaattagaggttttttcaattttgatATAGCCCCATGTCTCCTTAATAGCATAAGTGAAACAAAAACATgcaaaattgaattaatttttaaaaaatgtaataagtTACCcgttaataaaataacaaaaattcgaaaattttgactattttgttatttaaaatttatttacggTATGTTTAGGTTGCTTTAGTGTGCCCAGATACCGCGAAAACGCCAGAATTGAACGGAAATGGACACACTGGCTCGAAATTAGAGCTGGTcaaaaaaatgatttcttcAGCTATCGATTTCTCGATGTTTTTTTGGACAAAACATCGATAGTGCTTGAAATGCTGAAAATAATTGCGAATTCACGTGCAGTCGGTCGCTTGTCCGGGTTAATTCCAACGTCAGCAGCGCTTAGCCAGAGATATATACAAATCGACCGGAAGCGAACGAAAGCCAACATGTCCCAGTACGAGACCGTGGAGAAGGGCGCCCGCAACTCGCCGAGTTACAGCCTGTATTTCAGTGAGTAAGCCATAAATTTGGCCCCTATGTGACCCGGCATAACCTGCTGGCGTCACCAAGCCCCAATTAAGTGAAGGGGGCAATTGCATCCAACGGATTACCTTACTGAGTTTAATCGTGGCCAGAGCAATTATGCAACAAGTCAAACCGGACTCTGATTACTCAACGCcgcgccgtcgtcgtcgtcgtcgcatTATCAGCGCTATCAGCGGTTTGTCTTTGCATCGGAACTGGCGGAAATACCACGACCTTGGGACTTCTTTGGCCAGTGGTCCGTGGTCTTATCTGCGCTATAATATAGCCTCCATATCGTTGGTATCGAGATTGGGGTAATCAGGTTCGGCACGCAAGTAATTAGACCCGGCCGGCCGGCCGCTGACCTTTGTCTAGACAACTAAGAAAGACCCTTTACAATCGCATCAATCAAATCGCGTGCCCCGCAGCGCTAATATTTGCAATAATTTCTGGCCTTTTCCGCAGAAAATAAGTGCGGCAATGTCATCTCGCCGATGCACGACATTCCACTGTACGCCAATGAGGAGAAGACCGTCTACAACATGGTGGTGGAGGTGCCACGTTGGACCAACGCCAAAATGGAGGTTAGTTTCTGTTTGCGCTATGTCCAGTTTCTGGTTATTAATCCGCCGATTGCATGTCCATCTAATCCATAGATCAGTCTGAAGACCCCGCTGAACCCCATCAAGCAGGACATTAAGAAGGGCAAGCTGCGTTACGTGGCCAATTGCTTCCCCCACAAGGGCTACATCTGGAATTATGGCGCCCTGCCTCAGACCTGGGAGAATCCCGACCACATTGAACCCTCCACGGGCTGCAAGGGCGACAACGATCCCATCGATGTGATCGAGATCGGTTACCGTGTGGCCAAGCGCGGCGATGTGCTGCAGGTCAAGGTGCTGGGCACCATTGCGTTGATCGACGAGGGCGAGACCGACTGGAAGATCATTGCCATCGATGTGAAGGACCCGCTGGCGTCAAAGGTTAATGATATTTCCGATGTGGATCAGTACTTCCCGGGCTTGCTGCGTGCCACCGTCGAGTGGTTCAAGGTGGGCTTTAAATCTTTATGATTTTTTGTGGTTTACTAACTTCTGTTTCTAAACAGATCTACAAGATTCCCGATGGCAAGCCAGAGAATCAATTTGCCTTCAATGGCGATGCCAAGAATGCGGACTTTGCCACCACCATCATTGCTGAGACCCACAAGTTCTGGCAGAACTTGGTTCACCAGAGCGGCACTTCCAGCACAATCTCTACGTGGGTTTTGtcaattatttaataactcCTTGAAAACTTGGTAATATTGATTGATTTGCAGTACCAACATCACCAACCGGAACTCGGAGCATGTTATCCCCAAGGAGGAGGCTGAGAAGCTCCTGGCCGATGCCCCCGAGGGCGGTCAGGTGGAGGAGGTGCTAGACACAGGTAAGGTTTACTATGTTAAATCGCGCTTATAGCTGCCTCGCCTCAACCCAAGCTTAGCCCAGCCAAGTGCAAACAAATTGGTTACACAAACCCAACCTGCATGCTTACTAATAACTACTATAGTGCGTCCAGTTTCCAACCAAAAATTAGATTATCCCACGCTGTAAATACTGCAAAATACTCCCCCGTTTATGTAAT includes:
- the GstE14 gene encoding glutathione S-transferase E14, with protein sequence MSQPKPILYYDDRSPPVRSCLMLIKLLDIDVELRFVDLFKGEQFQKDFLAINPQHSVPTLVHDDLVLTDSHAILIHLAEKFDEGGSLWPKEYVPRMKVLNLLLFECSFLFRRDSDFMSAIVRQGFAHVDVAHHERKLTEAYGIMEGYLEKSNYMAGEQLTLADFSLVTTLSTVNLMFPLTRFPRLQHWFTAMQQLDAYEANCSGLEKLRQTMEAIGNFQFPSSSSSSSVGEVGP
- the LOC108070904 gene encoding small ribosomal subunit protein mS39, with the translated sequence MFLSRHLRLLPRASIARSLGSSGAHYTTAASSNAAPAEEDSPFEIPNRIERTPTDILQALAGTVGRDHTAPHYKFHDDPFLIPMSNAAKRTYAMSKESGRKAAKWIKEEHRELFLHQEAQPAVEKFAPSMVYTENSEVDESSLQQLIAQSEVKDAVLVYNLLEQKGSPISADLKQSLLELVCFHNNQEPLPEEYIEERWFIQNNRRRDRHGKTWKDGDLAEKLYAEIEPKTPQAYASLIRGMAKYLQCERAYALLQEAGEKQIQLDTNTFNSIIEIVSYLKDTAEQRWQLCTELLQEMSQQKLRPNLGTLNAVLQCISTFGNFKLARSSALQVLPEFKQLGVNPSLGTYYYLLIIFCRERGPVSHVIVDILNDIAGKEFQIEHPKDTYFFATAMDVCRNHLNDKSLAKKVDELLHTGKNYDLVGDSFKESVYYRNYLALLCQTESIEDFMLTYDLLVPNIYIPEPGIMEEILRAIEINNAVEHVPRIWSDMVVFDHTHRESLLLSVLRIMVDNKPNAELPAQQQLPEQCAKVALDMYERVEEAMKRLRKVSFTGQMLGNILTLLVRGGNFEKASEVFAHIDKNQHRIPGTPAESALHEYVEASVQEKSPSQALAALQYAVENNMESSALAKLIHEGFTLNETHLAKLKTLVGESFLDK
- the Nurf-38 gene encoding inorganic pyrophosphatase; this encodes MLKIIANSRAVGRLSGLIPTSAALSQRYIQIDRKRTKANMSQYETVEKGARNSPSYSLYFKNKCGNVISPMHDIPLYANEEKTVYNMVVEVPRWTNAKMEISLKTPLNPIKQDIKKGKLRYVANCFPHKGYIWNYGALPQTWENPDHIEPSTGCKGDNDPIDVIEIGYRVAKRGDVLQVKVLGTIALIDEGETDWKIIAIDVKDPLASKVNDISDVDQYFPGLLRATVEWFKIYKIPDGKPENQFAFNGDAKNADFATTIIAETHKFWQNLVHQSGTSSTISTTNITNRNSEHVIPKEEAEKLLADAPEGGQVEEVLDTADTWHFIHLK